The following are from one region of the Rosistilla carotiformis genome:
- a CDS encoding histidinol-phosphatase HisJ family protein codes for MLYESHSHTPLCKHAHGMPSEYAAAAHRAGLPGLTITCHNPMPDQFSAHVRMDLDQWDEYQQIVAEAADQWRGKVDVRLGLEADYYPGHVEFVRQQIADTPLSYVIGSVHPQTPEYRRDYRTDDPLQDQITYFNMLADAAETGLFDCISHPDLIKNETPEDWQTERLIDTIASVLDRIAASNTAMELNTSGRYKRITEMNPFPQMLRMIREREIPVVIGADAHVPERVGEGYPEALAILQDAGFDEVVYFVDRQPQAVAIREALQFPWVQ; via the coding sequence ATGCTCTACGAATCCCATTCCCACACCCCGCTCTGCAAACACGCCCACGGAATGCCTAGCGAATACGCCGCCGCCGCCCACCGCGCCGGCCTGCCGGGGTTGACGATTACCTGCCACAACCCGATGCCCGATCAATTCTCAGCCCATGTCCGGATGGACCTTGATCAATGGGACGAATACCAGCAGATCGTTGCCGAAGCGGCCGACCAGTGGCGCGGTAAGGTCGACGTCCGCTTGGGATTGGAGGCCGATTATTATCCCGGCCATGTTGAATTTGTCCGCCAGCAGATCGCCGACACGCCGCTCAGCTACGTGATCGGATCGGTCCATCCGCAAACGCCCGAGTACCGCCGCGACTATCGCACCGACGACCCGCTGCAAGATCAGATCACCTACTTCAACATGCTCGCCGACGCCGCCGAGACCGGCCTGTTCGATTGCATCTCCCACCCCGACCTGATCAAAAACGAAACGCCGGAAGATTGGCAAACCGAGCGATTGATCGACACGATCGCCAGCGTCCTGGACCGGATCGCCGCGTCGAACACGGCGATGGAATTGAACACCAGCGGACGCTACAAACGGATCACCGAGATGAATCCGTTCCCACAAATGTTACGCATGATCCGCGAGCGAGAGATCCCCGTCGTGATCGGAGCCGACGCGCACGTTCCCGAGCGCGTGGGCGAAGGTTATCCCGAAGCGCTCGCGATCTTGCAGGACGCCGGATTCGATGAAGTCGTCTACTTCGTCGACCGCCAACCCCAAGCGGTCGCGATCCGCGAAGCGCTCCAGTTCCCGTGGGTCCAGTAG
- a CDS encoding sensor histidine kinase has translation MFRMLSGIFSSMSLERKCLLFFGAALLLLMFFAFSIVEVIAQRLVSQKIQQSAKDYANTILAREHWRVMMTDAVKKQRQQIIGKQKVDDESLDKLLARDWETLDKLDVYLLKKKRHSAEVIALDEGPTLQDLRTPVLSTDLEERSKLEDLERRYRDYLTRHYTENRPNFLQATELDDNDNFMHLTLQPLFEERGPVGDRYIFYDPIFFKPICMTCHTSPNFNFFSDLPNDEFAEQLVAATPFRAVRVSMPYKETEASATWIRAVVMALAMLIIAITLAVLHMILRYLVLHPLQHLRDVSDSISRGNTELRAEIDTEDEFNELADAFNRMLRHLTETQDQLREVNRELDQRVDQLAQLNLQLYEANRLKSDFLANMSHELRTPLNSIIGFSDVLKGLQTLTEKQRNYASNIEKSGRVLLEMINDILDLAKVEAGKMEVRPTRFDLVSVVSLQCDMVRSLSNEKNIDLSIESVDDLPLVYQDQNKIGQILTNLLGNAIKFTPEGGLITAKIELVGADRFRLLVTDTGIGIPEDDQKVIFEKFRQSKAVLDNDGLTREFSGTGLGLSIVKELCKLLGGEVTFTSELGRGSTFIITLPFELRTDQPAAPSDPMLDSIKAAVS, from the coding sequence ATGTTCCGAATGCTATCGGGCATCTTTTCGTCGATGAGCCTGGAGCGGAAATGTCTGCTGTTCTTCGGCGCAGCGCTTCTGCTGCTGATGTTCTTCGCGTTTTCGATTGTTGAAGTCATCGCCCAGCGACTGGTCTCGCAGAAGATCCAGCAGAGTGCCAAGGACTACGCCAACACGATCCTAGCTCGCGAGCACTGGCGGGTGATGATGACCGATGCGGTCAAGAAGCAGCGACAGCAGATCATCGGCAAGCAAAAGGTCGACGACGAATCGCTCGATAAATTGCTAGCTCGCGATTGGGAAACGCTGGACAAGCTGGATGTCTACCTGCTGAAAAAGAAGCGGCATTCGGCGGAAGTGATCGCTTTGGACGAAGGGCCCACGCTGCAGGACTTGCGGACGCCGGTGTTGTCGACCGATTTGGAAGAGCGGTCCAAGCTGGAAGATCTGGAGCGTCGGTACCGCGATTATTTGACGCGGCACTATACCGAAAACCGTCCCAATTTCCTGCAGGCGACCGAGCTGGACGATAACGACAATTTCATGCATCTGACACTGCAGCCGCTGTTCGAAGAGCGGGGCCCGGTGGGGGATCGGTACATTTTTTATGATCCGATCTTTTTCAAGCCGATCTGCATGACCTGCCACACCAGCCCGAACTTCAATTTTTTCAGCGATCTGCCGAACGATGAATTCGCGGAACAATTGGTCGCTGCGACGCCGTTTCGGGCCGTTCGGGTGAGCATGCCCTACAAAGAGACCGAAGCCTCGGCGACCTGGATCCGGGCCGTCGTGATGGCGCTTGCGATGTTGATCATCGCGATCACGCTGGCCGTGTTGCACATGATCTTGCGGTACCTGGTGCTGCATCCGCTGCAGCATTTGCGGGATGTCAGCGATTCGATTTCGCGCGGTAACACCGAACTGCGCGCCGAGATCGATACCGAAGACGAATTCAACGAACTGGCCGATGCGTTCAACCGCATGCTTCGCCACCTGACCGAAACGCAGGACCAATTGCGCGAGGTGAACCGTGAATTGGACCAACGCGTCGATCAGTTGGCTCAGTTGAACTTGCAGCTGTACGAAGCAAACCGATTGAAAAGCGACTTCCTGGCGAACATGAGTCACGAATTGCGGACGCCGCTGAACAGCATCATCGGGTTTTCCGATGTCCTCAAGGGCCTTCAGACGCTGACCGAAAAGCAGCGGAATTACGCGTCGAACATCGAAAAAAGCGGCCGGGTGCTGTTGGAGATGATCAACGACATTTTGGATCTGGCGAAGGTCGAGGCGGGCAAGATGGAGGTCCGCCCGACGCGGTTCGACCTGGTTTCGGTCGTCAGCTTGCAATGCGATATGGTTCGCAGCCTGTCGAACGAAAAGAACATCGACCTGTCGATCGAATCGGTCGACGACCTGCCACTTGTCTATCAGGACCAAAACAAGATCGGGCAGATCCTGACCAATTTGCTTGGCAATGCGATCAAATTCACTCCCGAAGGGGGACTGATCACTGCCAAAATCGAACTGGTCGGTGCCGATCGATTCCGTCTGCTGGTTACCGATACCGGAATCGGAATCCCCGAAGACGATCAGAAGGTGATTTTCGAGAAGTTTCGCCAAAGCAAGGCGGTGCTGGATAACGACGGGCTGACGCGCGAGTTCTCGGGAACCGGGCTGGGGCTATCGATCGTTAAAGAGCTGTGCAAGCTGTTGGGGGGCGAGGTCACTTTTACAAGCGAACTGGGCCGCGGCAGCACGTTCATCATCACGCTGCCTTTCGAATTGCGGACCGATCAGCCCGCCGCGCCTTCGGATCCGATGCTCGATTCCATCAAGGCGGCGGTCAGTTAG
- a CDS encoding response regulator, with protein sequence MKIRLLVVDDHEVVRLGLRNLLSDVEVEIVGEAVSSAEALEFLTKETPDLVLLDIRMQGGDGLAALGRIKLDYPDLPVVLLSAYDNPTYVARAVALGAAGYLLKDCERSKLVEAIRLCAGGGSAWTRDELRRVTGALATPRIASDIDVPLTQRESEVLRQMALGLTNKEIAKALDISYETVKEHVQHILRKVGVTDRTQAAVWAVRKNLV encoded by the coding sequence ATGAAAATCCGATTACTCGTTGTTGATGACCACGAAGTTGTTCGACTGGGACTGCGTAACCTGTTGTCTGATGTCGAAGTCGAGATTGTCGGCGAAGCGGTAAGTTCTGCCGAAGCACTCGAATTCCTGACAAAGGAAACTCCTGACCTTGTCTTATTGGACATCCGTATGCAGGGGGGCGATGGCCTCGCTGCGTTGGGACGTATCAAGCTGGACTATCCCGACCTTCCCGTCGTTCTGCTGTCGGCCTACGACAATCCAACCTACGTCGCCCGTGCGGTTGCCTTGGGCGCTGCGGGCTACCTGCTGAAGGACTGCGAACGCAGCAAGCTTGTCGAAGCGATCCGATTGTGCGCCGGTGGCGGCTCGGCCTGGACCCGCGACGAACTGCGTCGCGTGACCGGCGCGTTAGCGACGCCACGCATCGCTTCGGACATCGACGTACCGCTAACGCAACGCGAAAGCGAAGTGCTGCGACAAATGGCGTTGGGTCTCACCAACAAAGAAATCGCCAAAGCGCTCGACATCAGCTATGAAACGGTCAAAGAGCACGTCCAGCACATCCTCCGCAAGGTGGGCGTGACCGACCGTACCCAAGCGGCAGTTTGGGCCGTTCGCAAGAACCTGGTCTAA
- a CDS encoding Gfo/Idh/MocA family protein: MSIDRRKFIASAATAGALCAAPAIHGAQKSPTYRTAVIGAGWWGMNILREAVASQRVKVVAICDVDQDKLELAAEEIEDLCGDQAKTYGDFREMLDREQIDIVIIATPDHWHALNAIAALEKGCHVFVEKPTGHTIGESRAMVDVAQATGRSVQVGLHRRIGPHHVSANQFLRDGNLGTIGAVRMFVNSKGGVERPTRNSEPPETLDWEMYCGPAPLRPFNRKIHPGGFRHFLDFANGTLGDWGVHWLDQMLMWSEEKYPKSVYSTGGRPVQGPAVLNATEQTTDAPDSQVAVYQFESFTATWEHRKFAGHGPERHNVGCYFYGDRGTLHVGWRDGWTFYPTDSKKAIQHEDAQLQEPDGHNMQLLWADFLRSIESGKPATCSALIGHQATNLSLLGMLSMKLGRSIAWDGATETIPGDAEANGLLRREYRGPWKYPT, from the coding sequence ATGTCGATCGACCGTCGAAAATTCATCGCTTCGGCTGCAACTGCCGGAGCCCTGTGTGCCGCCCCCGCCATCCACGGGGCGCAGAAATCACCGACCTATCGAACCGCGGTGATCGGAGCGGGCTGGTGGGGGATGAACATTTTGCGCGAGGCGGTGGCGTCGCAGCGGGTCAAAGTGGTGGCGATCTGCGATGTCGATCAGGACAAATTGGAACTCGCCGCCGAGGAGATCGAAGACCTGTGCGGCGATCAAGCGAAGACGTACGGCGATTTCCGCGAGATGTTGGACCGCGAACAAATCGATATCGTGATCATCGCCACTCCCGATCACTGGCACGCCCTGAATGCGATCGCGGCGCTCGAGAAGGGGTGCCATGTGTTTGTCGAGAAGCCGACCGGGCATACGATCGGTGAGAGTCGCGCGATGGTCGACGTGGCTCAGGCGACAGGGCGGAGCGTTCAGGTGGGGCTACATCGCCGGATCGGGCCGCATCATGTTTCGGCAAATCAATTCCTTCGCGATGGAAATTTGGGGACGATCGGTGCGGTGCGGATGTTTGTCAACAGCAAGGGGGGCGTTGAGCGGCCGACGCGAAATTCGGAGCCGCCCGAAACGCTCGACTGGGAGATGTATTGCGGCCCCGCGCCGCTGCGTCCCTTCAATCGCAAAATTCATCCCGGCGGGTTCCGGCATTTCTTAGACTTTGCCAACGGAACGCTGGGAGACTGGGGCGTCCATTGGTTGGATCAAATGTTGATGTGGTCCGAAGAGAAGTACCCCAAGAGCGTCTATTCGACGGGAGGTCGGCCGGTGCAGGGGCCTGCCGTATTGAACGCCACCGAACAAACAACCGACGCCCCCGACAGTCAGGTCGCGGTCTATCAATTCGAATCGTTTACCGCGACTTGGGAACACCGTAAGTTTGCCGGTCACGGTCCCGAACGCCACAACGTGGGTTGCTATTTTTATGGTGACCGAGGGACGTTGCATGTGGGGTGGCGCGACGGGTGGACGTTTTATCCGACCGATTCCAAAAAGGCGATCCAGCACGAAGATGCTCAATTGCAAGAACCCGATGGCCATAACATGCAATTGCTGTGGGCAGACTTTTTGCGTTCGATCGAATCGGGCAAACCGGCAACCTGCAGCGCGCTGATCGGTCACCAGGCGACGAATCTCAGTTTGTTGGGGATGTTGTCGATGAAGTTGGGGCGCAGCATCGCTTGGGATGGCGCAACCGAAACGATTCCCGGCGATGCCGAAGCCAACGGATTGTTGCGCCGCGAGTATCGTGGCCCATGGAAGTACCCGACGTAG
- a CDS encoding metallophosphoesterase: MLILVGHFGLHLTFYNRINATGLQRWQIKLIERSVAVECFLFPIVAYFYPNPAALPAALQVYSWICLAAILVLGIPWLIYRPIFRIGWLPVERRVTHVVVDAQLPTSPFGSLRCRINAALPMNQISHLAIEHKELPVARLPATLDGLRLAHLSDVHLTGDMLPTFYQYVADQLMAWEPEIVCLTGDIVDKADCIAWLPDCFGGIHAAGGCYFILGNHDTRVADPRMVRREMEALGWTDLGGRAQPITLRDTEIVIAGNELPWFGPAPPLDAVGDERFRLVLSHSPDQIAWARRNHVDFMLAGHTHGGHGRLPFAGPLLSPSHYGSRFASGEFDLPPTTMHVTRGLFGTHLQRFRCPPELSLLTLRQRNRTSS, encoded by the coding sequence ATGCTTATTTTAGTGGGCCATTTTGGGCTGCATCTGACGTTTTATAACCGCATCAACGCGACGGGCTTGCAGCGTTGGCAGATCAAATTGATCGAGCGGTCGGTGGCGGTTGAGTGTTTTCTGTTTCCGATCGTGGCGTACTTTTACCCGAACCCGGCGGCGCTGCCTGCGGCGTTGCAGGTCTACAGTTGGATCTGCTTGGCGGCGATCTTGGTGCTGGGAATCCCGTGGCTTATTTACCGCCCGATCTTTCGCATCGGTTGGCTGCCGGTCGAACGCCGGGTGACGCACGTCGTGGTCGATGCGCAATTGCCAACGTCTCCGTTCGGTTCGTTGCGATGTCGTATCAACGCGGCGTTGCCAATGAATCAGATCTCTCATCTGGCGATCGAACACAAGGAACTTCCCGTCGCGCGGCTGCCCGCCACGTTGGACGGGCTGCGGCTGGCCCATCTGTCCGATGTCCATCTGACAGGCGACATGCTGCCCACGTTCTACCAATACGTCGCCGACCAATTGATGGCGTGGGAACCGGAGATCGTTTGTTTGACAGGAGACATCGTCGACAAGGCTGACTGCATTGCTTGGCTGCCCGATTGTTTCGGCGGCATCCACGCGGCGGGCGGGTGTTATTTTATCCTGGGCAATCACGACACCCGCGTCGCCGACCCTCGAATGGTGCGTCGTGAGATGGAAGCGTTGGGTTGGACCGATTTGGGAGGGCGGGCCCAGCCGATAACGCTGCGCGATACCGAGATTGTGATCGCTGGAAATGAATTGCCGTGGTTCGGTCCCGCACCGCCGTTGGACGCTGTGGGGGATGAACGGTTCCGATTGGTTCTCAGCCATTCACCCGATCAGATCGCTTGGGCCCGACGTAACCACGTCGATTTCATGTTGGCTGGACACACGCATGGTGGACATGGTCGTCTGCCATTTGCCGGACCGTTGTTATCCCCGAGTCACTATGGCAGTCGGTTTGCATCGGGAGAATTTGATCTCCCTCCGACCACGATGCATGTCACGCGCGGGCTGTTCGGCACACACTTGCAACGCTTCCGCTGTCCCCCGGAATTGTCGTTGCTGACGCTGCGTCAACGGAACCGCACAAGTTCTTGA
- a CDS encoding ribonuclease H family protein, whose product MTKRLIATDEAGYGPQLGPLVIAATCWDLPEAADMTATLADLEQGFEIPSLGRVRIGDSKKLFAPGRAGGLRTLEIAMLSVAACASSRPIASLAQWLRLLSPATPESLATTRWFANLSERFPIDLKESIDWTQLTAAVGEHWQTDTLQMRSASATILSAAAFNAMCASAGNKATLLSEQTVALVKPQILDCDAEDVEVFSDKHGGRAYYGSLLQHFFPEGRVSVETEGRLTSRYQVQLADRTIRWHFTAKGDTFAPVALASMIAKYTRERLMDVFNAYWQAQVPGLRPTAGYPGDARRFLSEIASAIAKQKLTDQELVRFR is encoded by the coding sequence ATGACTAAACGGCTGATTGCAACTGACGAAGCGGGCTACGGCCCGCAACTGGGCCCCTTGGTGATCGCGGCAACTTGCTGGGATCTTCCCGAAGCGGCTGACATGACCGCGACGCTCGCGGATCTTGAGCAAGGCTTTGAAATCCCGTCGCTGGGTCGGGTTCGGATCGGCGATTCCAAAAAGCTGTTTGCCCCGGGTCGAGCCGGTGGGCTACGGACCCTTGAGATCGCGATGCTCAGCGTGGCCGCATGCGCTTCTTCGCGTCCGATCGCATCGCTCGCCCAGTGGTTGCGTCTTTTATCGCCCGCCACGCCAGAATCGCTCGCGACAACGCGATGGTTTGCCAATTTGAGCGAACGATTTCCGATCGATCTGAAAGAGTCGATCGATTGGACACAATTGACCGCGGCGGTCGGCGAGCACTGGCAAACCGACACGTTGCAGATGCGATCGGCTTCGGCAACGATCCTCTCGGCGGCAGCCTTCAACGCGATGTGCGCCTCTGCTGGCAACAAGGCGACCTTGCTGTCCGAACAGACTGTGGCGTTGGTGAAACCGCAAATTTTGGATTGCGACGCGGAGGATGTCGAAGTCTTCAGCGACAAGCACGGCGGGCGAGCCTATTACGGCAGCCTGTTGCAACATTTCTTCCCCGAAGGTCGGGTTTCGGTTGAGACCGAAGGACGTCTGACCAGCCGCTACCAAGTGCAGCTGGCCGATCGCACGATCCGCTGGCATTTCACCGCCAAAGGGGACACATTCGCCCCGGTCGCGTTGGCGTCGATGATAGCCAAATATACGCGGGAACGATTGATGGACGTCTTTAATGCGTACTGGCAAGCCCAGGTGCCGGGGCTGCGACCGACGGCCGGATATCCCGGAGACGCGCGTCGTTTTTTGAGCGAGATCGCGTCGGCGATCGCAAAACAAAAACTGACCGATCAAGAACTTGTGCGGTTCCGTTGA
- a CDS encoding SMP-30/gluconolactonase/LRE family protein, with protein sequence MTQRIIATPFYRPTDAALRFLPEGPYPIGPSKMSWVAIQHGANASQGSLNVFDFESGNNRSHVLPGRPGFAFPCDDGHSFVVGCERALGIFHPGDITWSPFHEEIDQAVEGTVINDGLVWENNLIFGTKDLEFKTPKAGLYLWRGSDRSLIQLRNDQVCSNGKAIVQEGQQTFLIDIDSPTRKIVRYPIDIAAGTLGDAEVVVDLTADPGVPDGAIVTPDGKSVIVSIYNPNPAPHGETRQYDLKTGELTTVWETPDSPQNTCPNLIEHDGKVHLVITTAVEHMPEDRQADAPQAGSLFIAPTEFTSVGKNPLFPLSSI encoded by the coding sequence ATGACTCAACGAATCATTGCCACTCCGTTCTACCGCCCCACCGATGCAGCGCTGCGTTTCCTTCCGGAAGGCCCCTACCCGATCGGCCCTTCCAAAATGAGTTGGGTGGCGATTCAGCACGGTGCCAACGCGAGCCAAGGGTCGTTGAACGTGTTCGATTTTGAATCGGGTAACAATCGCTCGCACGTGCTGCCGGGACGTCCCGGTTTTGCGTTCCCTTGCGACGACGGCCATTCGTTTGTCGTGGGTTGCGAACGCGCCTTGGGCATCTTTCACCCGGGCGACATCACTTGGTCGCCGTTCCATGAAGAAATCGATCAGGCGGTCGAAGGAACCGTGATCAACGACGGTTTGGTCTGGGAAAACAACTTGATATTTGGCACCAAGGATCTGGAATTCAAAACGCCCAAAGCGGGGCTCTATCTGTGGCGTGGCAGTGATCGCAGCCTGATCCAATTGCGAAACGATCAGGTTTGCAGCAATGGCAAGGCCATCGTGCAGGAGGGCCAGCAGACGTTCCTGATCGACATCGATTCGCCCACCCGCAAGATCGTTCGCTACCCCATCGACATCGCGGCCGGGACGTTGGGCGATGCGGAAGTGGTCGTCGATCTGACAGCGGATCCCGGCGTCCCCGATGGCGCGATCGTGACTCCCGACGGCAAGTCGGTGATCGTTTCGATCTATAACCCCAATCCGGCGCCGCACGGCGAGACCCGTCAGTACGATTTGAAAACCGGTGAATTGACCACCGTATGGGAGACCCCCGACTCGCCGCAAAACACTTGCCCCAACCTGATCGAACACGACGGCAAGGTGCATCTGGTGATTACCACGGCAGTGGAACACATGCCTGAAGATCGCCAGGCCGACGCGCCGCAAGCGGGCAGCCTGTTCATCGCCCCCACCGAATTCACCTCCGTGGGAAAGAATCCATTGTTCCCGCTATCCTCCATTTAG
- a CDS encoding response regulator transcription factor has translation MTTVMIVDDHPAMREGLVSRLEREQDFHVCGQAGDVEEGWQVLHACKPDVALVDVSLKRGNGLELIKQIKTKRLTTRTLVCSMHEESLYAERALRAGALGYINKQQPTDLIVDAIRQVLGGDLFLTQKMSTHLLQRIVQGGESLGNSVSEVLSDRELQTFELIGRGMNTSDIATQMQLSPKTVETYRSRIKEKLNLANMPSLTQAAVQWVMENH, from the coding sequence ATGACGACTGTTATGATCGTCGATGATCATCCGGCGATGCGCGAGGGCTTGGTGTCGCGGCTGGAACGGGAGCAGGATTTCCATGTCTGTGGGCAGGCAGGGGACGTCGAAGAGGGGTGGCAAGTGTTGCACGCGTGCAAGCCGGATGTTGCACTGGTCGATGTTTCGCTGAAGCGTGGGAATGGTTTGGAGCTTATCAAACAGATCAAAACGAAACGTCTGACGACGCGAACGCTCGTTTGTTCGATGCACGAAGAATCGTTGTACGCCGAGCGAGCATTGCGTGCTGGTGCGTTAGGGTACATCAACAAACAGCAGCCCACCGATCTGATCGTCGATGCGATCCGTCAAGTGCTGGGGGGCGACCTGTTCCTCACCCAAAAGATGTCGACTCACCTGCTGCAACGTATCGTCCAGGGGGGCGAGAGTCTCGGGAATTCGGTCTCCGAAGTCCTCTCGGATCGCGAGCTTCAGACGTTTGAATTGATCGGTCGTGGGATGAACACCAGCGACATTGCGACGCAGATGCAATTAAGCCCCAAAACGGTGGAAACCTATCGATCGCGGATCAAAGAGAAACTAAACCTCGCCAACATGCCCTCCCTCACCCAAGCTGCCGTGCAGTGGGTGATGGAGAATCATTGA
- the purH gene encoding bifunctional phosphoribosylaminoimidazolecarboxamide formyltransferase/IMP cyclohydrolase: MTDVVPVRNALISVSNKLGLVDFALALQTAGVTLFSTGGTRKHLEDAGISVEDIASYTGFPEMLDGRVKTLHPKVFGGILARRDKPEHMDAISEHDIEPFDLVVVNLYPFEATISRPGVTTAEAIEQIDIGGPSLVRAAAKNSSHVAIATCAEHYSAIVDEIQTHGGTRSTLRRTLAWEAFDHCSRYDRAIADYLRGESARGDFPPVITQSFRRKAVLRYGENPHQRAALYANEISTSANLVNAMQLSGKELSYNNLLDLDSALAIVRGFAQPAASVMKHNNPCGAATGQSLSSAVEKAMAGDPLSAFGSVLGLNRTVDLATAEMLCQPGLFIEAIVAPDFEASAVGLLTTKPKWRDNVRLMKVGRLEDPMPPLVQRYISGGILVQDADRQAAVPLQWKTVTAETVEDEVWDDIYFAWEMVKHVKSNAIVLASDTSLVGVGAGQMSRVDSVEIAIEKAAERSTGSVLASDAFFPFADSIPMAADAGVIAIVQPGGSRKDQDVIDACNDHGIPMVFTGRRHFKH; this comes from the coding sequence GTGACCGACGTTGTCCCCGTCCGAAATGCTTTGATCAGTGTCAGCAACAAGCTTGGGCTGGTCGATTTTGCACTCGCGCTGCAAACCGCTGGTGTTACGCTGTTCAGCACCGGAGGCACTCGCAAGCACTTGGAGGATGCGGGGATCTCGGTCGAGGATATCGCCAGCTACACCGGCTTCCCCGAAATGCTCGATGGACGTGTCAAAACGTTGCATCCAAAAGTCTTCGGTGGGATCCTGGCGCGCCGCGATAAGCCCGAGCATATGGATGCGATCTCCGAACACGATATCGAGCCTTTCGATCTGGTGGTCGTGAATCTGTATCCCTTCGAAGCGACAATTTCACGCCCCGGCGTGACGACCGCCGAAGCGATTGAACAGATCGACATCGGCGGGCCAAGCTTGGTCCGGGCCGCTGCAAAAAACAGCTCACACGTCGCGATCGCGACCTGTGCTGAACATTATTCGGCGATCGTTGATGAGATTCAAACGCACGGCGGCACGCGCAGCACGCTCCGCCGCACGCTGGCCTGGGAAGCTTTCGATCACTGCAGCCGTTACGATCGCGCGATCGCCGATTACCTGCGTGGCGAATCGGCTCGCGGCGATTTTCCTCCGGTGATCACCCAATCGTTCCGCCGCAAGGCAGTCCTGCGATATGGCGAAAACCCGCATCAACGCGCCGCGTTGTACGCCAACGAAATCTCGACGTCGGCCAACCTTGTCAACGCGATGCAATTGAGCGGCAAGGAACTCTCTTACAACAACCTTTTGGATCTCGATTCGGCATTGGCAATCGTCCGCGGTTTCGCCCAACCTGCCGCATCGGTGATGAAGCACAATAACCCCTGCGGCGCGGCAACGGGCCAAAGTCTGTCGAGTGCGGTCGAGAAGGCGATGGCGGGTGATCCGTTGAGCGCCTTTGGATCGGTGCTCGGGCTGAACCGCACCGTTGACCTCGCCACCGCCGAAATGCTCTGCCAACCGGGGCTGTTCATCGAAGCGATCGTCGCTCCCGATTTCGAAGCCAGCGCGGTGGGCTTGCTGACCACCAAGCCAAAATGGCGCGACAACGTTCGGCTGATGAAAGTGGGCCGCCTGGAAGATCCAATGCCGCCGTTGGTGCAACGTTACATCAGCGGTGGAATCTTGGTTCAAGATGCCGATCGCCAAGCCGCGGTTCCGTTGCAATGGAAGACCGTCACGGCAGAGACGGTCGAAGACGAGGTCTGGGACGATATCTACTTCGCCTGGGAAATGGTCAAGCACGTCAAGAGCAACGCAATCGTCCTGGCCAGCGACACATCGCTGGTCGGCGTGGGTGCGGGGCAGATGAGCCGCGTCGATAGCGTCGAAATCGCGATCGAAAAGGCTGCCGAACGATCGACCGGAAGCGTGTTGGCGTCGGATGCGTTTTTCCCGTTTGCCGATTCGATTCCGATGGCAGCCGACGCGGGCGTGATCGCGATCGTGCAACCCGGCGGTTCACGCAAAGATCAGGATGTGATCGATGCTTGCAACGATCACGGGATCCCCATGGTCTTCACCGGGCGTCGACACTTCAAGCATTGA